One Flavobacterium sp. 90 DNA segment encodes these proteins:
- a CDS encoding RICIN domain-containing protein, producing MHKTTLKPKNQLKATIMIKVIIMLLFITNVNAQTVTPWITSGDQTKLLQQQGTVSFGANSGSNPSTVTVNAGTTYQTMDGFGYTLTEGSCEVISGMAATQQNQLLNDLYNPTTGLNANVVRISIGASDLSSSSYSYNETSGDVNMNNFSLNGPDLTYLIPIIKKIKLINPNIKILATPWSAPRWMKSNGSWVGGNLQTQYYAAYAKYFVKYFDAMAAQGISIWGITPQNEPENPNNEPSMLMNSTEQKNFINQQLGPQMAAAGYGGIKIIAFDHNCDNTAYPIDVLNNSSYVDGAAFHLYLGNISAMSTVKNATNKNVYFTEQYTGSGGSFSGDFGWHMQNVVIGSTTNWAKTVLEWNAANNSSLGPRTPGGCTTCLGAVTVNNSTSYTKNVAYYIIGQISKFVKPGALRVASSSTSGSITSSAFKNPDGSIALVIYNSGSANTIKVVSGSSAFDYAVPASSAVTFNWGASNPVAVTGVSVSPASATITAGQTQQLTATISPSNATNTAVNWSSSNTSVATVNSNGLVSGVAAGNATITVTTVDGSKTATSAITINAGTTGFPGYYNIISRNSNKGLDVADNSTTSGGRIQQYDVTGGGGSNQRWKFVSTGSGSYYIIVKSTGMYLAVENNGTANGLKVQQKTFSSSNEFKWTVNSLGGGYYSIINVNSNKSLDVENVSTANGANIQVWDYTSGLNQQWQLVQVESTAKRALTEIAPTSETSTDMAIFINSTNDYLKIDTNHEGSATVEVFNIGGQNILKKNVDFVKGNPSEIEVSRLPKGVYIVRVSDKTGSYSKKVLKQ from the coding sequence ATGCACAAAACTACCTTAAAACCTAAAAACCAATTAAAAGCTACGATAATGATAAAGGTCATTATAATGCTTTTGTTTATTACTAATGTAAATGCTCAAACAGTTACTCCGTGGATTACTTCGGGCGATCAGACAAAACTATTGCAACAGCAAGGTACTGTAAGTTTTGGAGCTAATTCAGGATCTAATCCTTCAACAGTAACGGTTAATGCCGGAACTACTTATCAGACAATGGATGGATTTGGTTATACACTTACCGAAGGAAGTTGCGAAGTAATTAGCGGAATGGCAGCAACTCAGCAAAATCAACTATTAAATGATTTGTATAATCCTACTACAGGTTTAAACGCAAATGTGGTTCGTATTAGTATTGGAGCTTCAGATTTAAGCAGTTCTTCTTATAGTTATAACGAAACTTCGGGAGATGTTAACATGAATAATTTTAGTCTAAACGGACCAGATTTAACTTATTTGATTCCAATTATAAAAAAGATTAAGCTAATCAATCCAAACATAAAAATATTAGCAACGCCTTGGTCAGCGCCACGCTGGATGAAAAGTAACGGTTCGTGGGTTGGCGGAAATCTGCAAACACAATATTATGCTGCTTATGCAAAGTATTTTGTGAAATATTTTGATGCAATGGCAGCACAGGGAATTTCTATTTGGGGAATCACACCTCAAAATGAACCTGAAAATCCAAACAATGAACCAAGTATGCTGATGAATTCTACAGAGCAAAAGAATTTTATCAATCAACAACTTGGACCACAAATGGCAGCAGCCGGATATGGCGGAATTAAAATTATCGCTTTTGATCATAATTGCGATAATACGGCTTATCCTATTGATGTTTTGAATAATAGCAGTTACGTTGACGGAGCTGCATTTCACTTGTATTTGGGAAATATCTCAGCAATGTCAACAGTAAAAAATGCTACAAACAAGAATGTTTATTTTACAGAACAATACACAGGTTCAGGCGGAAGTTTTAGCGGAGACTTTGGCTGGCACATGCAAAATGTGGTTATCGGAAGCACGACTAATTGGGCAAAAACAGTCTTAGAATGGAATGCCGCCAATAATTCAAGTTTAGGACCGCGCACTCCTGGCGGATGTACGACTTGTTTGGGAGCCGTAACGGTTAACAATAGTACAAGTTATACTAAAAATGTCGCTTACTACATTATTGGTCAAATCTCAAAATTTGTAAAACCGGGCGCTTTAAGAGTTGCTTCGTCAAGTACAAGTGGTTCGATTACTTCTTCTGCATTCAAAAATCCTGACGGATCAATTGCACTTGTAATTTACAATTCAGGATCTGCAAATACAATCAAAGTAGTATCAGGATCTTCGGCATTTGATTATGCAGTTCCAGCATCTTCTGCTGTGACATTTAATTGGGGAGCTTCAAATCCGGTTGCGGTTACAGGCGTTAGTGTGAGTCCGGCTTCGGCAACTATTACGGCGGGACAAACACAACAATTAACAGCTACAATTTCGCCAAGTAATGCAACAAATACAGCAGTAAACTGGAGTTCAAGTAATACTTCGGTTGCAACCGTAAATTCAAACGGATTGGTTTCTGGAGTTGCTGCCGGAAATGCTACTATTACCGTTACTACAGTAGACGGTTCTAAAACTGCAACTAGCGCTATAACAATAAATGCTGGAACAACAGGATTTCCTGGATACTATAATATCATTTCAAGAAACAGTAACAAAGGTTTAGATGTTGCAGATAATTCGACTACAAGCGGAGGTCGTATTCAGCAATATGATGTTACAGGCGGAGGCGGAAGCAACCAACGTTGGAAATTTGTTTCTACAGGAAGCGGTAGTTATTACATTATTGTAAAATCTACAGGAATGTATTTGGCAGTTGAAAACAATGGAACAGCAAATGGATTGAAAGTGCAGCAAAAAACGTTCTCTAGTTCTAATGAATTTAAATGGACTGTTAATAGTCTGGGAGGTGGATATTACAGTATTATCAACGTAAACAGTAATAAATCGTTGGATGTTGAAAATGTTTCTACAGCAAATGGAGCTAATATTCAGGTTTGGGATTATACAAGTGGATTAAACCAACAATGGCAATTGGTTCAGGTAGAATCAACAGCAAAAAGAGCTTTAACAGAAATTGCACCAACTAGCGAAACTTCAACCGATATGGCAATTTTTATTAATTCGACAAATGATTATTTAAAAATTGATACCAATCATGAAGGAAGCGCTACTGTAGAAGTATTCAATATTGGAGGACAAAACATCCTTAAGAAAAATGTAGATTTTGTAAAAGGAAATCCATCCGAAATAGAAGTTTCAAGACTTCCAAAAGGAGTTTATATCGTGAGAGTAAGCGATAAAACAGGTTCTTATTCTAAAAAGGTATTGAAGCAATAA
- a CDS encoding group III truncated hemoglobin produces the protein MATLKDISNLEDIKTMVNTFYDKIRKDDLLGPIFNDKLQDRWPVHLEKMYGFWQTILFDVRAYSGSPFPPHKQLPVDKTHFDRWIAIFNTSIDTQFSGPITEEAKMRATNMAFMFNHKIEYFRNADNH, from the coding sequence ATGGCAACTCTTAAAGATATTTCGAACCTGGAGGATATAAAAACAATGGTCAATACTTTTTATGATAAGATTAGAAAGGATGATCTTCTTGGCCCAATTTTCAATGATAAACTGCAAGATCGCTGGCCTGTGCATTTAGAAAAAATGTATGGCTTTTGGCAAACTATTTTATTTGATGTTCGCGCTTATTCCGGAAGTCCTTTTCCTCCGCACAAACAATTACCGGTAGACAAAACTCATTTTGATCGTTGGATTGCGATTTTTAATACTTCGATTGACACTCAATTTTCAGGACCAATTACAGAAGAGGCAAAAATGCGCGCCACAAATATGGCGTTTATGTTCAATCATAAAATTGAATATTTTAGAAACGCAGACAATCATTAA
- a CDS encoding aromatic amino acid hydroxylase has product MNASIETNPLLERLPKHLKQFIKSQDYSDYTPINQAVWRYVMRKNVDYLSKVAHSSYLEGLRKTGIEIDSIPSMYGMNRILTEIGWAAVAVDGFIPPNAFMEFQAYNVLVIASDIRQLEHIEYTPAPDIIHEGAGHAPIIANPEYAEYLRRFGEIGCKAISSHKDYQMYEAIRLLSILKEAEDTPQEKIDEAEKAVADLQNNMGELSEMAQIRNLHWWTVEYGLIGTVENPKIYGAGLLSSIGESAWCMTDNVKKIPYDISAANQNFDITQLQPQLYVTPNFSYLSLILEEFANKMALRTGGLSGIQKLIHSNALGTIELSTGLQISGVFTNVLEDEGKPVYIQTTGKTALSYREKELVGHGTLTHPHGFGSPIGKLKGFNLAIEDMSPKDLQAYSIVENETVKLEFEGNIIVEGEIITGSRNLHGEIILISFRNCTVTHGETILFQPDWGNYDMAIGKKVVSAFSGPADVNSFDLINSVPKTTTIKAKHTDERDDLEVLYQTVRLTRENKDSKSELKSVFTKLKENHPNDWLLSVEIAELLKDSNEDQLLQELLVHLDQLKVKRPEVAHLIAGGLDLIFDKEAV; this is encoded by the coding sequence ATGAATGCAAGTATTGAAACCAACCCATTATTAGAGCGATTGCCTAAACATTTAAAGCAATTTATTAAATCGCAGGATTATAGCGATTATACGCCAATTAATCAGGCCGTTTGGCGCTACGTAATGCGTAAAAACGTAGATTATTTATCAAAAGTTGCTCATAGTTCGTATTTAGAAGGTTTGCGCAAAACGGGAATCGAAATTGATTCGATCCCAAGTATGTACGGAATGAACCGAATCCTGACCGAAATTGGCTGGGCTGCTGTTGCCGTTGACGGGTTTATTCCGCCAAATGCTTTTATGGAATTTCAGGCTTATAATGTGCTTGTTATTGCTTCGGATATTCGTCAGTTAGAACATATTGAATATACGCCTGCGCCGGATATTATTCACGAAGGTGCCGGTCACGCTCCTATTATTGCGAATCCTGAATATGCTGAATATTTGCGTCGTTTTGGCGAAATTGGCTGTAAAGCGATTTCATCACACAAAGATTATCAGATGTATGAGGCGATTCGATTGCTTTCAATTTTGAAAGAAGCCGAAGATACTCCGCAAGAAAAAATCGATGAAGCCGAAAAAGCGGTTGCCGATTTGCAGAATAATATGGGCGAATTGTCTGAAATGGCTCAGATTCGAAACCTGCATTGGTGGACGGTTGAATATGGTTTAATAGGAACTGTTGAAAATCCAAAAATATATGGCGCCGGATTACTTTCTTCGATTGGCGAAAGTGCCTGGTGTATGACGGATAATGTAAAGAAAATCCCTTATGATATTTCGGCTGCGAATCAAAATTTTGATATTACGCAATTGCAACCTCAACTATATGTTACACCGAATTTCTCTTATTTAAGTTTAATTCTGGAGGAATTTGCTAATAAAATGGCTTTAAGAACGGGAGGTCTTTCGGGAATTCAGAAGCTAATTCATTCGAATGCTTTAGGAACTATTGAATTGAGTACTGGTTTGCAAATTTCGGGAGTTTTTACCAATGTTTTGGAAGATGAAGGAAAACCTGTTTACATTCAAACTACAGGAAAAACCGCTTTATCGTATCGCGAAAAAGAATTGGTTGGACACGGAACTTTAACGCATCCGCACGGTTTTGGAAGTCCGATTGGGAAATTAAAAGGCTTTAATCTGGCGATTGAAGATATGAGTCCAAAGGATTTGCAAGCGTACTCTATCGTTGAAAATGAAACTGTAAAACTGGAGTTTGAAGGCAATATTATTGTTGAAGGAGAAATTATTACAGGCTCAAGAAACTTACACGGAGAAATTATTCTGATTAGTTTTAGAAATTGTACCGTTACTCATGGCGAAACGATTTTGTTTCAGCCTGATTGGGGGAATTATGATATGGCAATTGGTAAAAAAGTGGTTTCTGCTTTTTCCGGTCCAGCCGATGTGAATAGTTTTGATCTTATAAATTCTGTTCCAAAAACAACTACTATTAAAGCTAAGCATACAGACGAACGTGATGATCTTGAAGTTCTTTATCAAACTGTTCGCTTGACTAGAGAAAATAAAGATTCTAAATCTGAATTAAAATCTGTCTTTACTAAACTGAAAGAAAATCATCCTAATGATTGGTTGCTTTCTGTTGAAATTGCTGAGCTTTTGAAGGATTCAAATGAAGATCAGCTTCTACAGGAACTATTAGTTCATCTTGATCAATTGAAAGTTAAACGTCCAGAAGTGGCGCATTTAATTGCTGGCGGATTGGATTTGATTTTTGATAAAGAAGCGGTTTAG
- a CDS encoding DUF4230 domain-containing protein codes for MQNLIKRIIVLAALVLVIVLGFKYCQFKKEDDSTIDYNTNLIQQQILNVGKLVVTEGHFSEVITYKNQQKYLMDMVSFEKKALVVVNANVTVAYDLHKMKYDIDEKNKTITILNIPKEEITINPDIQFYDVEQSKLNPFTGDDYNKINKSVKANLAKKIEASTLKTNAQNRLISELSKILILTNSMGWKLQYNGKTIESEKELNQDLKL; via the coding sequence ATGCAAAATTTAATAAAAAGGATAATAGTTTTAGCTGCGCTCGTACTTGTGATAGTTCTGGGTTTCAAATACTGTCAGTTCAAAAAAGAAGATGATTCTACCATCGATTATAACACCAATCTGATTCAGCAGCAAATTCTTAATGTTGGTAAATTGGTGGTTACTGAAGGACATTTTTCAGAAGTTATCACGTATAAAAACCAGCAGAAATACTTGATGGATATGGTTTCTTTTGAGAAGAAAGCACTTGTTGTTGTCAATGCAAATGTTACTGTAGCTTACGATTTGCATAAAATGAAATACGATATCGACGAAAAGAATAAAACCATCACAATTCTTAATATCCCAAAAGAAGAAATCACGATTAATCCTGATATTCAGTTTTATGATGTTGAACAAAGCAAGCTGAATCCGTTTACGGGAGACGATTACAATAAAATCAACAAATCTGTAAAAGCAAATTTAGCTAAGAAAATCGAAGCTTCCACTTTGAAAACAAACGCACAAAATCGTTTGATTAGCGAATTATCTAAGATTTTAATTCTAACCAATTCAATGGGTTGGAAACTTCAATACAACGGAAAAACTATTGAATCAGAAAAAGAGCTGAATCAGGATTTGAAGTTATGA
- a CDS encoding BamA/TamA family outer membrane protein, producing MSKKHSNIKTAYIRYFIALSLFFVFGCSNTKYLPDGELLYTGGSVTVKDTIIKKKERKELETELEGLLRPKPNKQFLGLRPKLWIYNIAGQPKKDKGIRYWLRNKVGEPPVLFSKVDLDYNASVLRNFTENRGYFKTRVSADSTVSNKRVTAEYTVEPKKRYIIKSVTFPDDSLAMSRLIARSSRRSLLKVGKPYDLDIIKAERERIDARLKEKGYYYFNPDYILAQVDSSKGDHEVKIRLVIKADTPPKALTSYKINKIIVYPNFAISKDSIKYKPEDVVQYKDFTIIDTADTFKPRVFDRAIYFKKGDLYNRKDHNLTLNRFVNLGTFSFVKNEFKPSDSLPNTLDSYYYLTLLPKKFIRFEVLGKTNSASYTGTEVNVNWNNRNLFRGAELLTVSVFGGADFQLSGDNNGKNIYKLGTETSLTWPRFIVPFFHVEGNSEYVPRTKAAVRYEYQNRTQLYALNSFKTSFGYQWKENIRKEHQLNVIDVTYVSPNHVTAEYLEDIKEDESLGKVIEKQLIFGPTYTYTYTNTMQKRKKNTFYFSGDLDLAGNITGLATGANVKKNDTIKIFNVPFSQYVKMRADFRHYLKLGKESELASRIIVGAGLPYGNSSALPTSKQFVVGGTNSIRAFRARSLGPGSYLNTKTTNDFLPDQSGDLKLEFSTEYRAKLFSIVRGAVFIDAGNVWLLNADPNKPGGEITKDFMKDIAVGAGAGLRFDLSFLVLRTDLAFPLRKPYLPEGERWVIKDIDFGSGPWRKDNLILNIAIGYPF from the coding sequence ATGAGCAAAAAACATAGCAATATAAAAACAGCATACATCAGATATTTTATTGCGCTATCCTTATTTTTTGTTTTTGGATGCAGCAATACAAAGTATTTGCCTGATGGAGAATTGTTGTATACAGGGGGTTCTGTGACCGTCAAAGACACGATTATAAAAAAGAAAGAACGCAAAGAACTGGAGACGGAACTTGAAGGTTTGTTGCGTCCAAAACCTAACAAACAATTCCTGGGATTACGTCCTAAATTATGGATTTATAATATTGCCGGACAGCCCAAAAAAGATAAAGGGATTCGATATTGGTTGCGAAATAAAGTTGGTGAACCGCCGGTACTTTTTAGTAAAGTCGACTTGGATTACAATGCTTCAGTTCTTCGAAATTTCACTGAAAACCGAGGTTATTTTAAAACCCGCGTAAGTGCCGATTCTACCGTTAGTAACAAAAGAGTAACGGCGGAATATACGGTTGAACCCAAAAAACGATACATCATAAAAAGCGTGACATTTCCAGATGATTCGTTGGCAATGTCAAGATTAATAGCAAGATCGAGCCGAAGAAGTTTATTAAAAGTTGGTAAACCTTATGATTTGGATATTATAAAAGCCGAACGTGAGCGTATAGATGCAAGACTTAAAGAAAAGGGATATTATTATTTTAATCCGGATTATATTTTAGCGCAAGTTGATAGTAGTAAAGGCGATCATGAAGTAAAAATCAGGCTGGTAATAAAAGCAGATACACCGCCAAAAGCACTTACATCTTATAAGATTAACAAAATTATTGTTTACCCGAATTTTGCCATTTCAAAAGACAGCATTAAATACAAACCCGAAGATGTTGTTCAGTACAAAGATTTCACGATTATAGACACGGCAGATACTTTTAAACCGAGAGTTTTTGATCGGGCAATCTATTTCAAAAAAGGAGATTTATACAATAGAAAAGATCATAATTTAACGCTAAATCGGTTTGTGAATCTGGGAACTTTTAGCTTTGTAAAAAACGAATTTAAACCTTCGGATAGTTTACCTAATACGCTGGATTCCTATTATTATTTGACACTTTTGCCAAAGAAATTTATTCGGTTTGAGGTTTTAGGGAAAACAAATTCGGCTAGTTATACGGGAACAGAAGTCAATGTAAATTGGAATAATAGAAACTTATTTAGAGGAGCAGAATTGCTTACGGTTTCTGTTTTTGGTGGTGCCGATTTTCAACTTTCGGGAGATAATAATGGGAAGAATATTTATAAACTTGGTACAGAAACCAGTTTAACATGGCCTAGATTTATCGTTCCGTTTTTTCATGTTGAAGGTAATAGCGAATATGTGCCGAGAACGAAAGCAGCTGTGAGATATGAATACCAAAACAGAACACAATTGTATGCTTTAAATTCTTTTAAAACATCTTTCGGATATCAATGGAAAGAGAATATTCGAAAAGAACATCAATTGAATGTTATTGATGTTACTTATGTTAGTCCAAATCATGTTACGGCAGAATATTTAGAAGATATTAAAGAAGACGAATCGTTGGGAAAAGTAATTGAAAAACAATTGATTTTTGGCCCAACTTATACCTACACCTATACCAATACAATGCAGAAACGTAAAAAGAATACGTTCTATTTTAGCGGAGATTTAGATTTGGCGGGAAACATAACAGGTTTGGCTACAGGAGCAAATGTTAAAAAGAATGATACGATAAAAATATTTAATGTTCCTTTTAGCCAATATGTAAAAATGAGAGCCGATTTCAGGCATTATTTAAAACTCGGAAAAGAAAGCGAATTGGCAAGTAGAATCATTGTTGGTGCTGGACTTCCGTATGGAAATTCAAGCGCATTGCCAACATCCAAACAATTTGTTGTGGGAGGAACCAATAGTATTCGTGCCTTTAGAGCAAGATCTTTGGGACCGGGAAGTTACTTGAATACCAAAACTACCAATGATTTTTTACCGGATCAATCAGGAGATTTAAAACTGGAATTTAGTACAGAATACAGAGCAAAACTTTTTAGTATTGTTCGCGGAGCTGTATTTATAGACGCAGGAAATGTTTGGCTTTTAAATGCAGATCCGAACAAACCTGGTGGAGAAATTACTAAAGATTTCATGAAAGATATTGCGGTTGGAGCCGGAGCCGGTTTACGTTTTGATTTGTCTTTTCTGGTTTTAAGAACCGATTTGGCATTTCCGCTTAGAAAACCTTATTTACCTGAAGGCGAAAGATGGGTAATCAAGGATATTGATTTTGGAAGTGGTCCATGGCGAAAAGATAATCTGATTCTGAATATCGCAATTGGATATCCATTTTAA